A genome region from Alistipes dispar includes the following:
- a CDS encoding site-specific integrase yields MRNTFRVLFYIKRTAPRRNGDVPVMARITINGERAQLAVRAYVDPALWDVRTGLAAGRSAAASELNEKLLLVRRRIERCYETLLARQAAVTPALVREMYFGNDRQQETLLAFFRQHNEEFGRMVGVSRSKSSYYKYRSVYRLLAAYVRERCRRADIPFRELDKRFLAGFHQYIARESPHKKNTAWVYMIAFKHILMLARSRDLLSADLFAGYRLRSEFVARDYLTETEIRRLMLLAPTDRTQRLVLDAFLFSCFTGLSYIDIRQLKPANIRYTQGQLWIGTTRRKTGSEVYVRLFAVPNAILSRYLTDAADEPIFALPSNGWCNACLRRLLPEAGIVRPVTFHVARHTFATTITLSQGVAIETISKLLGHRNIRTTQIYAAVTHAKLEGDMERLSRQLDVCYRL; encoded by the coding sequence ATGAGAAACACATTCAGGGTACTTTTCTACATCAAGCGCACCGCGCCGCGCCGCAACGGCGACGTGCCGGTCATGGCGCGCATCACGATCAACGGCGAGCGGGCGCAACTGGCCGTCCGCGCATACGTCGATCCGGCCTTGTGGGACGTCCGCACGGGGCTCGCGGCGGGACGGAGCGCCGCCGCTTCGGAACTCAACGAGAAACTGCTCCTCGTCCGCCGCCGCATCGAACGGTGTTATGAAACGCTGCTGGCCCGGCAGGCCGCGGTCACTCCCGCGCTGGTCCGGGAAATGTATTTCGGGAACGACCGGCAGCAGGAGACGCTGCTGGCATTTTTCCGGCAGCACAACGAGGAGTTCGGCCGCATGGTCGGCGTCAGCCGCAGCAAATCCTCCTATTACAAGTACCGGAGCGTTTACCGGCTGCTCGCCGCCTACGTCCGCGAGCGCTGCCGCCGCGCGGACATTCCGTTCCGCGAACTCGACAAACGGTTTCTCGCCGGATTCCACCAGTACATCGCCCGGGAATCCCCGCACAAGAAGAACACGGCGTGGGTCTATATGATCGCGTTCAAACACATTCTGATGCTGGCCCGCAGCCGCGACCTGCTCTCCGCGGACCTCTTCGCCGGATACAGGCTCCGCAGCGAATTCGTGGCGCGCGACTACCTCACCGAGACGGAAATCCGCCGGCTCATGCTGCTGGCACCGACCGACCGGACGCAGCGGCTCGTGCTCGACGCCTTCCTGTTCAGTTGCTTCACGGGCCTTTCCTACATCGACATCCGCCAATTAAAACCCGCGAATATCCGCTATACGCAGGGGCAGCTCTGGATCGGCACGACACGCCGCAAGACCGGTTCGGAGGTGTATGTCAGGCTTTTCGCCGTTCCGAACGCCATCCTGTCCAGGTACCTGACGGACGCGGCCGACGAACCGATTTTCGCCCTGCCGAGCAACGGCTGGTGCAACGCCTGCCTGCGCCGGCTGCTCCCCGAGGCGGGAATCGTGCGCCCGGTCACCTTCCATGTCGCGCGCCACACGTTCGCCACGACGATCACGCTGTCGCAGGGTGTCGCCATCGAGACCATCAGCAAGCTGCTGGGCCATCGGAACATCCGCACCACGCAGATTTACGCCGCCGTCACCCACGCCAAGCTCGAAGGGGACATGGAGCGGCTCTCCCGGCAGCTCGACGTCTGCTATCGTCTCTGA